A DNA window from Nitrospira sp. contains the following coding sequences:
- a CDS encoding hypothetical protein (Evidence 5 : Unknown function; MaGe:77309746) has product MGDRLEAILIDRGWTQAELGRRLRAIGYDWSRQHISIKFSKETWGADTIWAIAQALKVSTDTFFSPTITLPGKTVGAPKP; this is encoded by the coding sequence ATGGGGGATCGGCTCGAAGCCATCTTGATCGACCGTGGATGGACCCAAGCAGAACTGGGGCGGCGCCTCAGGGCCATTGGGTACGATTGGAGCCGCCAGCACATTTCTATCAAGTTTTCCAAGGAAACCTGGGGGGCTGACACCATCTGGGCCATCGCCCAAGCCCTCAAGGTTTCGACGGATACGTTTTTTTCACCAACAATTACCCTACCGGGTAAGACAGTAGGGGCCCCGAAACCGTGA
- a CDS encoding J domain-containing protein (MaGe:77309741), with translation MTNYPLTWPAGWKRTAAADRQQARFSKKVWNRSTMNPGDGYYRTARVTIAEGTKRGLEQLQKMGMHQDDIVISTNLELRQDGLPRSNQKAPADQGVAVYWKKRKDAQHKVMAIDQYTTVADNLAAIAATLEAMRAIERHGGAVILERVFQGFQALPAPNTWRAVMGFAEDETPDFAVTVKARYHKLALQHHPDIKGGDDAKMQELNWAYGEAEKELIARL, from the coding sequence ATGACGAACTATCCCCTGACGTGGCCGGCCGGATGGAAGCGGACGGCGGCGGCGGATCGGCAGCAGGCGCGATTTAGTAAGAAAGTGTGGAATCGATCGACGATGAATCCTGGAGACGGGTACTACCGCACAGCACGGGTCACGATTGCCGAAGGGACCAAGCGGGGACTCGAACAGCTTCAGAAGATGGGGATGCACCAGGATGACATCGTAATTTCGACCAATCTTGAGCTGCGCCAGGATGGGCTTCCGCGCTCGAATCAGAAGGCCCCTGCCGATCAAGGCGTAGCGGTGTATTGGAAGAAGCGTAAGGATGCCCAGCATAAGGTGATGGCGATCGACCAATACACGACGGTCGCGGACAACCTGGCGGCGATTGCGGCGACTCTGGAGGCCATGCGTGCGATTGAACGGCATGGGGGAGCCGTCATTCTCGAGCGGGTGTTCCAAGGATTTCAAGCGTTGCCCGCGCCGAATACGTGGCGGGCCGTGATGGGGTTCGCGGAAGATGAAACGCCAGATTTCGCCGTCACCGTCAAAGCGCGATACCACAAGCTGGCCCTCCAGCATCACCCCGATATCAAGGGTGGTGACGACGCCAAGATGCAGGAGCTGAATTGGGCGTACGGCGAAGCGGAGAAGGAGCTGATAGCGCGGTTGTAA
- a CDS encoding hypothetical protein (Evidence 4 : Unknown function but conserved in other organisms; MaGe:77309745): protein MRPDLPAIADDAALMTTEQLAEWKQKGAHILAPVTLQTIPAMHRPVVVVVQIDPNPDNKEVYPQKGGGVSLSAIGWEKLADAMGIQWDAKQCGRRDGARDPNRCEYRMVGRVKALDGTWRQIMGDKEIRMENVIEELTDSKREKAQKYLDDPKDGPGFLRAFPDTEAWIREQVRQEALQIKKHLLSRAQTGAMARAIKSIGIRETYKPAELAKPFVFPKLVAEFDLNHPEDRAFLRAQAAGAIDQLYQPVQRATEPQVALVALPEQTAATAPAIEFHAPPDSPPVGSLPALDDGLRMDFSAADPKGQKEVLDRLIQQKGYRGKVTGDMEKWSAPQRSGFFERLVVMPDVQKPGGDPLPFE from the coding sequence GTGAGGCCTGACCTTCCGGCCATTGCCGATGATGCGGCCCTAATGACTACCGAGCAGCTGGCTGAGTGGAAACAAAAAGGAGCCCACATCCTGGCTCCTGTCACGCTCCAAACGATCCCGGCGATGCATCGACCAGTCGTGGTGGTGGTCCAGATCGACCCAAACCCAGACAATAAAGAAGTATATCCGCAAAAAGGCGGCGGCGTCTCGCTCTCCGCGATCGGCTGGGAAAAACTGGCCGACGCCATGGGGATCCAGTGGGACGCTAAACAGTGCGGACGCCGCGATGGTGCCCGCGATCCGAACCGCTGTGAGTACCGGATGGTGGGGCGGGTGAAAGCGCTCGACGGGACCTGGCGTCAAATCATGGGCGACAAGGAAATCCGGATGGAGAACGTCATCGAGGAGCTGACCGACAGCAAGCGGGAGAAGGCGCAGAAGTACCTCGACGACCCGAAGGATGGCCCTGGATTCCTCCGGGCCTTCCCGGACACCGAAGCCTGGATCAGGGAGCAGGTCCGGCAGGAAGCGCTGCAGATCAAAAAGCACCTGCTGAGTCGAGCCCAGACCGGCGCGATGGCCAGGGCAATTAAGTCGATTGGGATCCGCGAGACATATAAGCCAGCCGAACTGGCTAAGCCGTTTGTGTTCCCAAAGCTGGTCGCCGAATTCGATCTGAATCATCCTGAGGACCGGGCTTTTCTGCGCGCGCAAGCCGCCGGAGCCATCGACCAGCTCTATCAGCCGGTCCAGCGGGCCACTGAACCGCAAGTGGCCCTCGTGGCCTTGCCAGAACAGACGGCAGCCACGGCCCCGGCGATCGAATTTCATGCCCCGCCCGATAGCCCTCCTGTCGGTTCGCTCCCAGCCCTGGACGACGGCCTCCGGATGGATTTTTCGGCGGCGGACCCCAAGGGCCAAAAAGAGGTTCTGGATCGTCTGATTCAGCAGAAGGGCTATCGCGGGAAGGTCACGGGCGACATGGAAAAATGGTCGGCCCCACAGCGGTCAGGATTTTTCGAGCGGCTAGTCGTCATGCCGGATGTCCAGAAGCCTGGAGGCGATCCGCTCCCGTTTGAATAA
- a CDS encoding hypothetical protein (Evidence 4 : Unknown function but conserved in other organisms; MaGe:77309739) has protein sequence MTERPILMTQGNAQKCHDGTKTMTRRTSGLSIINERPNEWDLMLFDGELAQFSRCRGSARASIRCPYGQVGDRLRINEPHYLYGHWKKNGTTKTGRQKWRFACDPSRGARFPDRAPNRVLRGPLAIDGWFRRHARFMPKWAARTVVEITELRIEWVQAITPEEARAEGCEDAICALGAFAELYDSIYGQGSWARNDWVWVIGFRRVGG, from the coding sequence ATGACTGAACGCCCGATCCTCATGACCCAGGGCAACGCGCAGAAGTGTCACGACGGCACGAAGACGATGACGCGGCGGACGAGTGGACTCTCCATTATCAACGAGCGTCCCAATGAGTGGGACCTCATGTTGTTTGACGGGGAACTTGCGCAGTTCTCCCGTTGCAGGGGGTCCGCAAGAGCGTCGATCCGGTGTCCCTATGGTCAAGTGGGGGATCGGCTGCGAATCAACGAGCCTCACTATCTCTACGGTCACTGGAAGAAGAATGGCACCACAAAAACGGGGCGGCAGAAATGGCGGTTCGCCTGCGATCCATCGCGGGGCGCGCGATTTCCTGACCGTGCGCCGAACCGTGTCTTGCGCGGGCCGCTCGCGATTGATGGCTGGTTCCGTCGGCATGCGCGATTTATGCCGAAGTGGGCGGCTCGCACCGTGGTGGAGATTACCGAGCTGCGCATTGAGTGGGTGCAGGCGATCACACCGGAGGAGGCGCGGGCGGAGGGGTGTGAGGATGCGATCTGTGCCCTTGGCGCGTTCGCGGAATTGTACGACTCCATCTACGGCCAAGGTAGCTGGGCGCGCAACGATTGGGTCTGGGTGATCGGATTTAGGAGGGTGGGGGGATGA
- a CDS encoding hypothetical protein (Evidence 4 : Unknown function but conserved in other organisms; MaGe:77309742): protein MFGPDFYPTPRTVANAMLKKINPEAIHFLEPSAGKGDLAMAVLRAGEMGYHGRSRYRIDVIEAQPDLVNVLRAKEGLTIVGYDWLTYAGVSYYDAIVMNPPFSEGAAHLLKAWDFLHTGEIVCLLNQETIDNPYTAERKRLVTLIAEHGTMESLGACFAKAERATDVQVALVYLKKTSGDDRIDLWDARATERSVDDDIGSPESMPALRDTLGNMQHYYDQALEEMFKGFAHIRKASVFMEALGAPIRAARGDGEGPDMGGIMKLAQTNVTAARAEFATKLRRGAWMHVFEQVEFTKWLDSKQTEELLWDLERGSTVPFTAKNIKGTLTNIFLQRTKLFEQSVWTVFVALTQHYKGNTTGDIGSGDGRTGWKTNDSYKVNRKLVFPYGCRFSYGHFDLWSYRDAGAVYSDLDRVLCVLDGTKFEECQTVVQSLQDAFHAKRGQPGTCESAYFHIRYFKKGTVHLVWKRKDLLDRFNITAAAGRNWVGATTQQNAV from the coding sequence ATGTTCGGACCTGATTTTTATCCAACGCCGAGAACTGTGGCGAACGCCATGCTGAAAAAGATCAATCCGGAGGCGATCCACTTCCTGGAGCCGAGCGCCGGGAAAGGCGATCTGGCCATGGCCGTGCTCAGAGCTGGCGAGATGGGTTACCACGGCCGTAGCCGATACCGCATCGATGTCATCGAGGCGCAGCCTGATTTGGTCAACGTCTTACGTGCCAAGGAAGGCCTAACCATCGTCGGCTATGACTGGCTCACCTATGCCGGAGTCTCGTACTACGACGCCATTGTGATGAACCCGCCGTTTTCAGAAGGGGCCGCGCATCTCCTGAAGGCCTGGGACTTTCTGCATACAGGCGAAATTGTCTGCCTGCTGAATCAGGAGACAATCGACAATCCCTATACTGCCGAGCGGAAACGACTGGTCACGCTCATTGCCGAGCATGGCACCATGGAATCACTCGGGGCCTGCTTTGCGAAAGCGGAACGGGCCACGGATGTGCAGGTGGCGCTGGTCTACCTAAAGAAAACGTCGGGGGATGATCGAATTGATCTCTGGGATGCGCGAGCCACGGAGCGATCAGTCGATGACGACATTGGCTCTCCAGAGTCAATGCCTGCGCTCCGCGATACGCTGGGCAACATGCAGCACTACTACGATCAGGCGCTCGAAGAGATGTTTAAGGGGTTCGCGCATATCCGCAAAGCCTCGGTGTTCATGGAGGCGCTGGGCGCACCGATCCGCGCCGCGCGAGGTGATGGCGAAGGCCCAGACATGGGCGGGATTATGAAGCTCGCCCAAACCAATGTGACGGCCGCGCGAGCGGAGTTTGCTACCAAGCTTCGGCGCGGGGCCTGGATGCATGTGTTTGAGCAAGTCGAGTTTACCAAGTGGCTCGACTCTAAACAGACCGAGGAATTACTGTGGGATTTGGAGCGAGGCAGCACCGTGCCATTCACGGCGAAGAACATCAAGGGGACGTTGACGAACATCTTTCTCCAACGGACGAAGCTGTTTGAACAGTCGGTCTGGACCGTCTTTGTCGCGTTGACGCAGCATTACAAGGGCAACACCACTGGCGATATCGGCAGTGGGGACGGGCGGACAGGGTGGAAGACCAACGACTCGTACAAGGTCAACCGCAAACTCGTGTTTCCGTATGGCTGCCGGTTCAGCTATGGCCACTTCGATCTTTGGAGCTACCGAGATGCCGGAGCGGTGTATAGCGATCTGGACCGGGTGCTGTGTGTGCTGGACGGGACAAAGTTCGAGGAGTGTCAGACTGTCGTGCAGTCCCTTCAAGATGCCTTCCATGCCAAACGTGGACAGCCTGGCACCTGCGAGAGTGCCTACTTTCATATCCGTTATTTCAAGAAGGGCACGGTGCATCTGGTCTGGAAGCGGAAAGACTTGCTGGATCGATTCAACATCACGGCCGCAGCCGGTCGGAATTGGGTAGGGGCCACCACACAACAGAATGCGGTATGA
- a CDS encoding hypothetical protein (Evidence 5 : Unknown function; MaGe:77309747): MSTLKYYYVIKLTFQRLGGYLFSVVLLGNVQWKPLMYPIFIEA; this comes from the coding sequence ATGTCAACGCTCAAATACTACTATGTAATTAAATTGACATTTCAGCGTCTCGGCGGCTATCTTTTCTCGGTAGTCTTACTAGGTAACGTGCAGTGGAAACCGTTGATGTATCCCATATTTATCGAGGCGTAA
- a CDS encoding Exonuclease SbcD (MaGe:77309744) yields MMIRALHLGDIHPNNSATFAGKMAIDPDTGQNLALTDLHKSLEFVYAHATQNKAKRFDLALLPGDVFDSHKPHPNEIRILRSFVERLTDYMPVVMIPGNHDMSQNPMDATALEALKGLDNVYVVERPESLLMTIGGAPVRICCLPYPTKGRLLTQEALIDKSPEEITALINQSLAAIVRNFAAERESGVLHVLLAHGSVASARVGDQPRDLSHDILIPRDDFGAFDYVALNHIHQPQVITPNAHYSGSLMRASFGEENEDKGFNVVELEAGQPPVVRHVHNPHARTYCTITSQSLEAANAYPEGLKDGIVWRFRDRLTDEQHQAIKPTLDRLAASTPWFQVSVDRVEETRARDTGMTAVMSTDDALLRALTGHADPSELPELLAKHRAIEQEVG; encoded by the coding sequence ATGATGATCAGAGCCCTGCACCTCGGCGACATTCACCCCAACAACAGCGCGACGTTCGCCGGCAAGATGGCGATCGATCCCGACACTGGACAAAATCTGGCCCTGACGGACCTGCACAAGAGCCTGGAGTTCGTCTACGCCCATGCCACGCAGAACAAAGCCAAGCGATTCGACCTGGCGCTCCTGCCGGGCGATGTGTTCGATTCCCACAAGCCTCATCCCAACGAGATCCGGATCCTGAGGTCGTTTGTGGAGCGCCTCACGGACTACATGCCGGTCGTGATGATTCCAGGGAACCACGACATGAGCCAGAACCCGATGGACGCGACGGCCCTGGAGGCCCTAAAGGGCCTCGACAACGTCTACGTCGTGGAGCGGCCCGAGAGCCTGTTGATGACGATCGGAGGAGCACCGGTGCGGATTTGCTGTCTGCCGTATCCCACGAAGGGCCGGCTCCTCACCCAGGAGGCCTTGATCGACAAGAGCCCCGAGGAGATCACGGCTCTGATCAATCAGAGCCTGGCCGCGATCGTGCGGAACTTTGCGGCCGAGCGGGAATCCGGCGTCTTGCATGTCCTGCTGGCCCACGGCTCGGTCGCCAGTGCCCGCGTGGGAGACCAGCCAAGGGACCTCTCGCACGACATCCTGATCCCGCGGGACGACTTCGGCGCCTTCGACTATGTGGCACTCAACCACATCCACCAGCCCCAGGTGATCACGCCCAATGCTCATTACAGCGGGAGCCTGATGCGGGCCAGCTTCGGTGAAGAGAATGAAGATAAGGGCTTCAACGTGGTCGAGCTGGAGGCCGGCCAGCCGCCGGTCGTGCGGCACGTCCACAACCCGCACGCCCGGACCTACTGCACGATCACCAGCCAATCCCTGGAGGCCGCCAATGCCTACCCGGAGGGTCTCAAGGACGGCATTGTCTGGCGATTCCGAGACCGCCTGACCGATGAGCAACACCAGGCGATCAAGCCGACACTCGACCGTCTGGCCGCCAGCACCCCCTGGTTTCAGGTCTCGGTCGACCGGGTCGAGGAGACCCGCGCGCGCGATACCGGCATGACGGCCGTCATGAGCACCGACGACGCGCTCCTGCGGGCCCTAACCGGGCACGCCGATCCGTCCGAGTTGCCGGAGCTGCTGGCCAAACATCGGGCTATCGAGCAAGAGGTTGGTTGA
- a CDS encoding hypothetical protein (Evidence 5 : Unknown function; MaGe:77309740), with amino-acid sequence MVGRRIPRRTTEGGVRRVTVSRWELWAVGIGFMIGTIWWGLDLLVRGIDNKLEKLEQRENDREEDQYHD; translated from the coding sequence ATGGTTGGACGCAGAATACCACGACGGACGACAGAGGGGGGAGTGCGACGAGTCACGGTTTCGAGATGGGAACTGTGGGCGGTGGGGATAGGGTTCATGATCGGCACAATCTGGTGGGGGCTGGACTTGCTCGTGCGTGGGATAGACAACAAACTAGAGAAACTAGAGCAGCGGGAAAATGATCGTGAGGAGGACCAGTACCATGACTGA
- a CDS encoding Phage Gp37/Gp68 family protein (MaGe:77309738): protein MTRTNIEWTDVTWNPVRGCAMVSAGCEHCYAMKQAHRFSGPGQPYAGLTEIGAQGPRWTGRITLVPEILDAPLRRRQPRRIFVNSMSDLFHEDVPQDFIHEVFAVMALSPQYTFQILTKRPERMRQLLDDKDYFFWSLVEGHAQRIYSEQHPEENRDAISMGLAVHGPLPNVHLGVSVEDQVTADERIPILLQTPAAVRWVSLEPLLGAVNVTKFFPRPLYHCVGCGRELLRESCGKCSTENNTETNATGGLNWVVCGGESGPRARPCDVAWIRSVVQQCDEAGVPCFVKQLGAKPYAVEGSVTAREWGAFNAAVAPMDDTGQIHCRNRKGKDMTEWPADLRIREFPR, encoded by the coding sequence ATGACGCGCACGAACATTGAATGGACCGACGTTACCTGGAATCCGGTTCGTGGTTGCGCGATGGTCTCCGCTGGCTGCGAACACTGCTATGCGATGAAGCAGGCGCATCGGTTTAGCGGCCCCGGCCAACCCTACGCAGGCCTGACGGAGATTGGGGCGCAGGGACCACGGTGGACCGGGAGGATCACGCTGGTGCCGGAGATCTTGGATGCACCGTTGCGCCGGCGGCAACCAAGACGGATCTTCGTGAATTCGATGAGCGATTTGTTTCATGAGGATGTGCCGCAGGATTTTATTCATGAAGTGTTCGCAGTTATGGCGCTGTCGCCGCAGTACACGTTTCAGATTCTCACAAAGCGACCGGAGCGGATGCGGCAATTGTTGGACGACAAGGACTATTTTTTCTGGTCACTCGTGGAAGGGCACGCGCAACGCATCTATTCAGAGCAGCACCCTGAGGAGAACCGTGACGCGATAAGCATGGGGCTGGCGGTGCATGGCCCCCTTCCCAACGTCCACCTGGGCGTGTCGGTGGAGGATCAGGTGACGGCGGACGAGCGCATTCCGATTCTGTTGCAGACTCCCGCCGCCGTGCGGTGGGTGAGCCTCGAACCGTTGTTGGGCGCGGTGAACGTGACGAAGTTTTTCCCGCGCCCGCTCTATCACTGCGTGGGCTGCGGGAGAGAGTTGTTGCGAGAGAGCTGCGGCAAATGCAGCACGGAGAATAATACCGAAACCAATGCGACCGGCGGGCTCAATTGGGTCGTGTGCGGCGGAGAAAGCGGCCCGCGTGCCAGGCCCTGTGACGTGGCCTGGATCAGGTCGGTTGTGCAGCAATGCGATGAGGCAGGGGTGCCCTGTTTCGTCAAACAGCTCGGGGCGAAGCCGTATGCGGTTGAGGGCTCAGTGACAGCGCGAGAATGGGGCGCATTCAATGCCGCTGTCGCGCCGATGGATGATACCGGGCAGATCCATTGCCGAAACCGAAAAGGCAAGGATATGACCGAGTGGCCGGCCGATTTGCGGATTCGGGAATTTCCGCGATGA
- a CDS encoding Exonuclease SbcC (MaGe:77309743) encodes MKLEQIHLKNFGSYREASIDLRRIAQAVVLGQNGAGKSTAFIDAVLAGLYGKARSSMDDMIMTGETDMMVSVIFSLAGQRYRVIRKRSVRTKAGKSDLELQVQQGGQTEETGTVDVEWTPISGGRLNETQEKIIQLLNCDQDLLTATAFFLQGQADRFSRATPSERKTILASILRLDLYAILKQAASRAASRIEDRKTVKATQLNDLQATENQLVDERAWIQALAQQQQDAVEAYRALDAAHAQHLEQRATLQGRMDSLSTITEQCSLNLTKLPRLRQQEQELLERHGRMEEAKAKQAVVDHDRLTITHLEELLARLAETREQLLRDRASLENQAITANSLTAELDGRRAEQRAAQPRIQQLQEKMGRWEKILQNRQTIEAKVQEHADATRAMVEIEEEQADRERLISSATEYLLDARANQSRIQTIETTMAVIQLDLEKTVAAYHIQTANIAREIEYDREQARLLGQVPCDPVLQGRCQFTRNAVEAQARIPRQQQALDARLKSDADIIAAQRPDLAERRVQMTAELEAFRLVDWAERIATGQRKRDAIQAQAQLGRVAIETHRTSMKALERFTVLVPELELAAREIPAVCKDLDDAITAQDIAQKNISSLEAKLLDLQGVQQGLASLLVALTENERARADTATRIQSLTLSIGQITEQISTAERDLPVVARDLARVIEERASLEQIIKAQELELMGIDDIQAEIDQTLARLRHVESCQADNVRDQARLSEAIGKRKATVEQAEQRVAAGAELRLEIETMERDLRQYRSLAEAYAMIPTLVLENALPILEYEANTILGKVSRTGMRVRFDTQKALKSRDGLAETLDIAVRDQAGERPLENYSGGERFRLDLAIRIGLSKLLARRAGSKIETLVIDEGLGSLDEDGLNQLRECLTALGDDFKQILVITHVDAMKATFPSQIMVTKDQRGSQVEVLG; translated from the coding sequence ATGAAACTTGAACAGATTCACCTGAAGAATTTTGGATCATACCGAGAGGCCTCAATCGATCTGCGTCGCATCGCTCAGGCCGTCGTGTTGGGGCAGAACGGCGCTGGCAAGAGCACGGCTTTTATCGATGCCGTCTTAGCGGGACTATACGGGAAGGCTCGAAGTAGTATGGACGACATGATCATGACCGGCGAGACCGACATGATGGTCTCGGTGATTTTTTCGCTCGCTGGACAACGTTACCGGGTCATACGCAAGCGCAGCGTCAGGACCAAAGCCGGCAAAAGTGACCTGGAACTCCAGGTCCAACAGGGTGGCCAGACAGAAGAGACCGGCACGGTCGATGTCGAGTGGACTCCGATCAGCGGCGGACGGCTTAACGAGACCCAGGAGAAAATTATCCAACTGCTGAATTGCGATCAGGACCTCTTGACCGCGACGGCGTTCTTCCTGCAAGGGCAAGCGGATCGATTCAGTCGAGCGACCCCATCAGAGCGAAAAACGATCCTGGCCTCCATCTTGCGGCTCGATCTATACGCAATTCTGAAACAGGCCGCCAGCCGAGCCGCTTCCAGGATCGAGGACCGGAAGACCGTCAAGGCCACCCAACTGAACGATCTGCAGGCCACTGAGAACCAGCTCGTTGATGAGCGAGCCTGGATCCAGGCCCTGGCCCAGCAACAACAGGATGCCGTCGAGGCATATCGAGCATTGGATGCGGCCCATGCCCAGCACCTCGAGCAAAGGGCTACGTTGCAGGGCCGGATGGATAGCCTATCCACCATCACAGAACAATGTTCGCTGAACTTGACGAAGCTCCCACGCCTCCGACAGCAGGAGCAGGAGCTGCTGGAGCGGCACGGCCGGATGGAGGAGGCTAAGGCCAAACAAGCCGTGGTGGATCATGATCGCCTGACCATTACGCACCTAGAGGAGCTGCTCGCGCGTTTGGCCGAGACACGCGAGCAGCTCCTGCGGGACCGGGCCTCCCTGGAGAACCAGGCCATTACGGCGAATAGCCTGACGGCCGAGCTAGACGGGCGCCGGGCCGAGCAACGCGCCGCGCAGCCCAGGATCCAGCAGCTCCAAGAGAAAATGGGCCGCTGGGAGAAGATCCTGCAAAACCGCCAGACGATCGAGGCGAAAGTGCAGGAGCATGCAGATGCTACGCGTGCGATGGTCGAAATCGAGGAAGAGCAGGCCGATCGGGAGCGATTGATCTCTAGTGCCACTGAGTATCTCCTGGATGCCAGGGCGAACCAATCACGCATCCAGACGATCGAGACGACCATGGCGGTCATCCAGCTAGACCTAGAGAAAACGGTTGCGGCCTATCACATTCAGACCGCGAATATAGCCAGAGAAATAGAATACGATCGCGAGCAGGCACGGCTCCTTGGGCAAGTCCCCTGCGACCCAGTCCTGCAGGGCCGCTGCCAGTTCACGAGGAACGCCGTCGAGGCTCAAGCCAGGATCCCACGGCAGCAACAGGCCCTAGATGCCAGGTTGAAAAGTGACGCTGATATTATAGCCGCGCAGCGTCCTGACCTGGCTGAGCGACGGGTGCAGATGACGGCTGAGCTTGAGGCGTTCCGGTTGGTCGATTGGGCTGAGCGAATTGCGACGGGACAGCGGAAGCGGGACGCCATCCAGGCGCAAGCCCAATTGGGGCGAGTCGCAATCGAGACCCACCGGACATCCATGAAAGCCCTCGAGCGTTTCACGGTCTTGGTGCCTGAGCTGGAGCTGGCCGCCAGGGAGATCCCGGCGGTCTGCAAAGACCTCGACGACGCGATCACGGCCCAGGATATTGCCCAAAAGAACATCTCCTCCCTGGAGGCCAAACTGCTCGACCTCCAAGGGGTCCAGCAGGGCCTGGCGAGCCTCCTGGTCGCGCTGACAGAGAACGAACGGGCCAGGGCCGATACAGCCACCAGGATCCAGAGCCTGACCCTCTCTATCGGTCAGATAACCGAACAGATTTCGACGGCCGAGCGAGATCTCCCAGTGGTCGCCAGAGACCTGGCCCGCGTGATCGAAGAACGGGCCAGCCTGGAACAGATCATCAAGGCCCAGGAGCTAGAGCTGATGGGGATCGACGATATTCAGGCAGAGATCGACCAGACCCTCGCGCGCCTGCGGCATGTCGAATCCTGTCAGGCCGATAACGTCCGGGATCAGGCCCGGTTGAGCGAGGCCATCGGGAAACGCAAGGCCACTGTTGAGCAGGCCGAGCAGAGAGTCGCGGCCGGCGCCGAGCTGCGCCTGGAGATCGAGACGATGGAGCGAGACCTCAGGCAATACCGATCCCTAGCCGAGGCCTACGCGATGATCCCGACCCTCGTGTTGGAAAACGCCCTCCCTATCTTGGAGTATGAAGCGAATACCATACTGGGTAAGGTAAGTCGGACTGGAATGAGGGTTCGGTTCGATACGCAAAAAGCTCTGAAGAGCCGGGACGGCCTCGCCGAAACGCTCGATATTGCGGTTCGTGATCAGGCCGGGGAGCGGCCGCTCGAGAACTACAGCGGAGGGGAGCGATTCAGGCTCGACCTGGCGATCCGGATCGGCCTCTCGAAGCTGTTGGCCCGGCGTGCCGGATCAAAGATCGAAACCCTTGTGATCGATGAAGGTCTCGGCAGCTTGGATGAGGACGGACTGAACCAGCTGCGGGAATGCCTCACGGCTCTGGGGGACGATTTCAAGCAGATCCTGGTCATCACACACGTCGATGCCATGAAGGCAACGTTCCCCAGCCAGATCATGGTGACGAAGGACCAGCGTGGCAGCCAGGTGGAGGTGTTGGGATGA
- a CDS encoding hypothetical protein (Evidence 5 : Unknown function; MaGe:77309748): MSATRSHLGKVIRESREHLSWSQDQLKVELKLARAISISKWERGEAPVPVHHWQDLMRILNIPKPLFLEAATKDRHRQLSLFMALSQSVRGSASEIGSFTWEYIVRALAPEMAAKMEQLRERYRDLSPAEFAQAAFSYFLEQASEGLDRNNRPIATRNVSNSPPASVPIQGATEQLRGRTALKKHHR, encoded by the coding sequence ATGAGTGCTACGCGATCACATCTCGGAAAGGTCATACGCGAATCCAGAGAGCACTTAAGTTGGTCTCAGGATCAATTGAAAGTGGAGTTAAAGCTCGCCCGAGCGATCTCGATCTCCAAATGGGAGCGCGGCGAAGCACCTGTCCCAGTACATCATTGGCAGGACCTGATGCGGATCCTCAATATTCCCAAACCGTTATTTTTAGAAGCCGCGACAAAAGATCGACACCGACAGCTATCGCTATTCATGGCCCTCAGTCAGTCGGTCCGTGGTTCAGCCAGCGAGATCGGCTCGTTTACGTGGGAATATATTGTGCGGGCGTTGGCCCCAGAGATGGCAGCCAAGATGGAGCAGCTCCGGGAGCGGTATCGAGATCTGTCGCCAGCTGAATTTGCCCAGGCGGCGTTTTCATATTTCCTCGAGCAAGCATCGGAGGGATTAGATCGAAATAATCGCCCCATCGCGACCCGCAACGTTTCGAACAGCCCACCGGCTTCAGTCCCTATCCAGGGGGCGACCGAGCAGTTGCGTGGACGGACAGCCCTCAAAAAACACCATCGCTGA